In Brachypodium distachyon strain Bd21 chromosome 2, Brachypodium_distachyon_v3.0, whole genome shotgun sequence, one genomic interval encodes:
- the LOC100839905 gene encoding putative disease resistance protein RGA3 isoform X3, which produces MAHVGGMLAAAILKVLVQQIGSAIGSQIALHMNLRKDLAKMKMTLESVEAVLEDADRRSITDKPTRLWLKRLKDAMYAISDMIDEFEAIAQPSKQKVRFSLRKYLPIGPRTTMAKKMEKMRVDLEVITDQHKKFKLMADTNANELKVVDIRETSSMMEAQIIIGRTAEREKLLASLSESVTGEMTILPIYGIGGLGKTTLAKMIYNSNQFKEYSQVWVYVSQTFDLKKIGNSVISQLSEKESQYTGAQMIQSSLSKLLADKKILIVLDDLWEDMESHLDNLKAMLRVGKGSKVVVIVTTRDEHIAKKMSTIEPHKLAPLTDDMCWSIIKQKSDFESRDDNKELEQIGMEIAMKCKGVALAAQSLGHMLHSVTFGEWESVRNSHIWDVSTSEEAPSTHVLASLSLSYSVMPPYLKLCFSYCAIFPKGCKIVKDDLIHQWVSLGFVEPPDVFSSWLLGERYIRQLLGLSFLQNSKSPSTTEVYLEDNKLLTMHDLVHDLARSVLADEFFVSSKQANAKGSLCHFALISDCSKALESSKIRALRFVDCGETVLQNAAFSSAKSLRVLDLRECVIHRIPDSIGQLKQLRYLNAPRVQHATIPDSITKLLKLTYLKLNKSPTVLALPESIGDIEGLMYLDLSGCSGIEKLPASLGRLKKLVHLDLSNCTRVGGVSVFLENLTELQYLNLSHCPNIGPLSEALGGLSELQYLNLSFSSYLVGCQEAEVLGTFSKLEYLNLSSRYCKLQKLPEALGRCVKLKYLNLRGLICMEELPVSFRNLNNLVHLDLKDCRRVIVLPETLGGLTKLQYLNLSWASNNYERSLIGLPNVMGNLTELRYLNLSGFLNSVFETDWNGEIDSFMDRISTLSNLEHLDLSGNSSIRSIPASFCNLRKVHTMDFSYCFGLYKLPECIGTMDSLTLYLKGCPLSDQPHLSGSLVTLPCFVVHAGEGESSSNLVLLQHINPEELEITELENVKSPEEAHCINLTGKQSMEELELRWTEDAQRFVDDKMLLEKLVPPSTVKKFMIQGYNNVSLPAWLMDITHYLPYLFRLEMCDMPNCNVLPPVSQLRNLVWLVLSGMESLEDWNTSYSSGEEHVIDKLEIHNCPKLRMDLAQPRAICLKISKSDNVLSSWGEYMTHTGASSSYSSVTTELVVSCCKVPLYNWSLLHHLTGLTDLSISCCSDLTSSPEIIQHLCSVESLLLEDNDQDELPEWLGELTSLQKLEIKKYTGLIELHENMRQLKKLQTLKVCNCNSMVSLPLWLGELISLKELTFWSCYCIRSLPESLQQLTNLQELYIFCCFELEHLVESEENQKEFTDMKERVCILPTSLTKLQIMGCEGISSLPEGIQQLTNLQELHIINCCELVKWCRSEENEMKLAHIEKKGDYLVVGQMIYCYTSHQVAKPRPEATCNIFAHKHCILNVCFVHALNTSYTRTCKKKYKLYTVLLLGFG; this is translated from the exons ATGGCGCATGTCGGGGGCATGCTCGCCGCTGCCATCCTCAAGGTGTTGGTCCAGCAGATCGGGTCCGCGATCGGAAGCCAGATCGCGCTGCATATGAACTTGAGAAAGGACCTGGCGAAGATGAAGATGACGCTCGAGTCCGTCGAGGCCGTGCTCGAGGACGCCGACAGGAGATCCATCACGGATAAGCCGACGCGTCTGTGGCTGAAGCGGCTCAAGGACGCCATGTATGCCATCTCCGACATGATTGATGAGTTCGAAGCCATCGCCCAGCCGTCTAAGCAGAAGGTACGT TTCTCCCTCAGAAAGTATCTCCCAATTGGTCCTAGGACAACAATGGCTAAAAAGATGGAGAAGATGAGAGTCGACCTGGAGGTGATCACAGATCAACACAAGAAATTCAAACTAATGGCGGACACTAATGCCAATGAGCTGAAAGTGGTTGATATACGGGAAACATCATCAATGATGGAAGCCCAGATCATCATTGGGAGgactgcagagagagagaaactATTGGCTTCTTTATCTGAGAGCGTGACTGGAGAGATGACAATTCTTCCAATATATGGCATAGGAGGTCTTGGCAAGACAACCTTAGCAAAAATGATTTACAATAGTAACCAATTCAAAGAATACTCTCAGGTGTGGGTTTACGTGTCCCAGACATTTGATTTGAAGAAAATTGGCAATTCCGTAATATCACAACTATCAGAGAAGGAGAGTCAGTACACCGGAGCGCAGATGATACAGAGTTCCCTATCAAAGCTACTAGCTGATAAGAAAATTCTCATTGTTTTGGATGACCTGTGGGAGGATATGGAATCTCATTTGGATAATCTCAAGGCTATGCTAAGGGTGGGGAAGGGCAGTAAGGTGGTTGTTATAGTAACCACACGTGACGAGCACATTGCAAAGAAAATGTCTACCATTGAACCACACAAATTAGCACCATTGACAGATGACATGTGTTGGTCTATAATAAAGCAAAAGAGTGACTTTGAATCTAGAGATGACAACAAAGAGTTGGAACAAATTGGAATGGAGATTGCAATGAAATGTAAAGGTGTGGCTTTAGCAGCTCAATCACTTGGACATATGTTGCATTCTGTGACGTTTGGTGAATGGGAGTCAGTCAGAAATAGTCATATCTGGGATGTATCTACTTCGGAAGAGGCACCTTCAACACATGTGCTTGCATCGCTGAGCTTAAGCTACAGTGTTATGCCTCCGTATTTGAAGCTATGCTTTTCCTATTGTGCAATTTTCCCGAAAGGTTGCAAGATAGTAAAAGATGACCTAATTCACCAATGGGTTTCTCTTGGTTTCGTTGAGCCACCAGATGTGTTCTCCTCCTGGCTGCTCGGTGAGAGATATATTAGGCAGCTTTTGGGGTTGTCCTTCCTTCAAAATTCAAAGTCGCCATCG ACTACTGAAGTGTATCTTGAAGATAATAAATTGTTAACTATGCACGACTTGGTGCATGATCTAGCAAGATCGGTCCTGGCTGACGAATTTTTTGTCTCTAGCAAACAAGCTAACGCTAAGGGAAGCTTATGCCACTTTGCATTGATCAGTGACTGTAGCAAGGCCTTGGAGTCATCCAAGATAAGGGCACTCCGTTTTGTTGACTGTGGTGAAACTGTCCTTCAGAATGCTGCATTTTCATCAGCTAAGTCCCTGCGTGTCTTGGACTTAAGAGAGTGTGTCATACATAGAATTCCAGACTCTATTGGTCAACTGAAGCAACTGAGGTATCTTAATGCTCCAAGAGTCCAGCATGCAACAATTCCCGATAGTATCACCAAGCTCTTGAAATTAACTTACCTCAAGCTCAATAAATCTCCTACAGTCTTGGCACTACCAGAGTCAATTGGAGATATTGAAGGTCTGATGTACCTTGATTTGTCCGGCTGTTCAGGAATTGAAAAACTTCCAGCTTCATTAGGGAGGCTAAAAAAATTGGTGCATCTGGATTTGTCAAATTGCACTCGTGTTGGAGGTGTATCTGTGTTCTTAGAGAACTTAACAGAACTGCAATATTTGAACTTATCACACTGCCCAAATATTGGACCGCTGTCAGAAGCTCTAGGTGGCCTATCTGAACTGCAATATTTAAATTTATCATTCAGCTCATATCTTGTAGGTTGCCAAGAAGCAGAAGTTTTGGGCACCTTCAGCAAACTCGAGTATTTGAACTTATCTTCAAGGTACTGCAAGCTCCAAAAGCTCCCTGAAGCTTTGGGCAGATGTGTTAAACTCAAGTATTTAAACTTAAGAGGTTTGATTTGTATGGAAGAATTGCCAGTGTCATTCAGGAATCTCAATAATTTAGTGCATCTTGATTTAAAAGACTGTCGAAGGGTTATTGTTTTACCAGAAACTTTGGGTGGCCTTACCAAACTCCAATATTTGAATTTATCATGGGCAAGTAATAATTATGAAAGGTCTCTCATTGGGCTTCCAAATGTCATGGGTAATCTCACCGAACTCAGGTATTTAAATTTATCGGGGTTCTTGAACTCTGTGTTTGAAACTGACTGGAACGGTGAAATTGACAGTTTCATGGACCGTATCAGCACCCTTTCCAATCTAGAGCATTTGGACTTGTCTGGAAACTCCAGTATTCGCAGTATACCGGCAAGTTTTTGTAACCTCAGGAAGGTGCATACAATGGATTTCTCATACTGCTTTGGTCTTTATAAGTTACCAGAATGTATAGGTACAATGGATAGCTTGACTCTATATTTAAAGGGCTGTCCTTTGAGCGACCAACCTCATCTCAGTGGCAGTTTAGTAACATTACCATGCTTTGTAGTGCATGCTGGTGAAGGTGAATCTAGCAGCAATCTTGTCCTGCTACAACACATAAATCCTGAAGAGCTTGAGATAACTGAACTTGAAAATGTGAAGTCCCCAGAAGAGGCACATTGTATAAATTTGACAGGAAAGCAAAGTATGGAGGAGCTGGAATTGCGGTGGACAGAAGATGCTCAGAGATTTGTGGATGACAAAATGTTGCTGGAAAAACTAGTGCCACCAAGCACTGTAAAGAAGTTTATGATACAAGGTTATAATAACGTCAGCCTTCCAGCCTGGTTAATGGATATTACACATTACCTCCCTTATCTTTTCAGATTGGAGATGTGTGACATGCCCAATTGCAATGTCCTACCTCCAGTCAGCCAGCTACGAAACCTGGTATGGCTGGTTCTCAGTGGTATGGAAAGTCTGGAAGACTGGAATACGTCATACTCTAGTGGCGAGGAGCACGTGATTGATAAATTGGAAATACATAATTGCCCCAAGTTGCGGATGGATTTGGCACAACCTAGAGCTATTTGTTTGAAGATATCAAAAAGTGATAATGTGCTGTCATCATGGGGAGAATATATGACACACACTGGTGCTTCCTCCTCTTATTCTTCAGTGACTACTGAACTTGTAGTTTCATGTTGCAAGGTACCTCTGTATAATTGGAGTTTGCTTCATCACCTCACTGGCCTTACGGATTTATCGATCAGCTGTTGCAGTGATCTGACAAGCTCACCAGAGATCATCCAACATCTCTGCTCTGTTGAATCACTATTACTAGAAGATAATGATCAGGATGAACTGCCGGAATGGTTGGGTGAGCTCACCTCTCTTCAGAAACTGGAAATTAAAAAATACACAGGGCTAATTGAATTGCACGAGAACATGAGGCAACTCAAAAAGCTACAGACGCTAAAAGTGTGCAATTGCAACAGCATGGTATCACTGCCGCTTTGGTTAGGAGAATTAATCTCTTTGAAGGAACTTACGTTCTGGAGTTGTTATTGCATCAGGTCTTTGCCTGAAAGCTTACAACAACTCACCAACCTCCAGGAACTATATATCTTTTGTTGCTTTGAACTAGAGCACCTGGTTGAATCGGAGGAGAACCAGAAGGAGTTTACAGACATGAAAGAAAGGGTATGTATCCTTCCCACTTCTCTCACGAAACTTCAGATCATGGGATGTGAAGGCATCAGCTCTTTGCCGGAGGGCATACAACAACTCACCAACCTCCAGGAGCTACACATTATTAACTGCTGTGAATTAGTGAAGTGGTGTAGATCAGAGGAAAATGAGATGAAGCTTGCTCACATAGAAAAAAA AGGTGATTATTTAGTAGTGGGCCAGATGATATACTGCTACACCAGTCACCAGGTTGCGAAACCAAGGCCTGAAGCAACTTGCAACATTTTTGCTCATAAACATTGTATTCTGaatgtttgttttgttcatgCGTTAAATACAAGTTATACAcgtacctgcaaaaaaaaatacaagttaTACACGGTCCTATTGCTTGGTTTCGGTTAG
- the LOC100839905 gene encoding putative disease resistance protein RGA3 isoform X1, with protein MAKKMEKMRVDLEVITDQHKKFKLMADTNANELKVVDIRETSSMMEAQIIIGRTAEREKLLASLSESVTGEMTILPIYGIGGLGKTTLAKMIYNSNQFKEYSQVWVYVSQTFDLKKIGNSVISQLSEKESQYTGAQMIQSSLSKLLADKKILIVLDDLWEDMESHLDNLKAMLRVGKGSKVVVIVTTRDEHIAKKMSTIEPHKLAPLTDDMCWSIIKQKSDFESRDDNKELEQIGMEIAMKCKGVALAAQSLGHMLHSVTFGEWESVRNSHIWDVSTSEEAPSTHVLASLSLSYSVMPPYLKLCFSYCAIFPKGCKIVKDDLIHQWVSLGFVEPPDVFSSWLLGERYIRQLLGLSFLQNSKSPSTTEVYLEDNKLLTMHDLVHDLARSVLADEFFVSSKQANAKGSLCHFALISDCSKALESSKIRALRFVDCGETVLQNAAFSSAKSLRVLDLRECVIHRIPDSIGQLKQLRYLNAPRVQHATIPDSITKLLKLTYLKLNKSPTVLALPESIGDIEGLMYLDLSGCSGIEKLPASLGRLKKLVHLDLSNCTRVGGVSVFLENLTELQYLNLSHCPNIGPLSEALGGLSELQYLNLSFSSYLVGCQEAEVLGTFSKLEYLNLSSRYCKLQKLPEALGRCVKLKYLNLRGLICMEELPVSFRNLNNLVHLDLKDCRRVIVLPETLGGLTKLQYLNLSWASNNYERSLIGLPNVMGNLTELRYLNLSGFLNSVFETDWNGEIDSFMDRISTLSNLEHLDLSGNSSIRSIPASFCNLRKVHTMDFSYCFGLYKLPECIGTMDSLTLYLKGCPLSDQPHLSGSLVTLPCFVVHAGEGESSSNLVLLQHINPEELEITELENVKSPEEAHCINLTGKQSMEELELRWTEDAQRFVDDKMLLEKLVPPSTVKKFMIQGYNNVSLPAWLMDITHYLPYLFRLEMCDMPNCNVLPPVSQLRNLVWLVLSGMESLEDWNTSYSSGEEHVIDKLEIHNCPKLRMDLAQPRAICLKISKSDNVLSSWGEYMTHTGASSSYSSVTTELVVSCCKVPLYNWSLLHHLTGLTDLSISCCSDLTSSPEIIQHLCSVESLLLEDNDQDELPEWLGELTSLQKLEIKKYTGLIELHENMRQLKKLQTLKVCNCNSMVSLPLWLGELISLKELTFWSCYCIRSLPESLQQLTNLQELYIFCCFELEHLVESEENQKEFTDMKERVCILPTSLTKLQIMGCEGISSLPEGIQQLTNLQELHIINCCELVKWCRSEENEMKLAHIEKKVIYVATFHPKNPSVFCRLH; from the exons ATGGCTAAAAAGATGGAGAAGATGAGAGTCGACCTGGAGGTGATCACAGATCAACACAAGAAATTCAAACTAATGGCGGACACTAATGCCAATGAGCTGAAAGTGGTTGATATACGGGAAACATCATCAATGATGGAAGCCCAGATCATCATTGGGAGgactgcagagagagagaaactATTGGCTTCTTTATCTGAGAGCGTGACTGGAGAGATGACAATTCTTCCAATATATGGCATAGGAGGTCTTGGCAAGACAACCTTAGCAAAAATGATTTACAATAGTAACCAATTCAAAGAATACTCTCAGGTGTGGGTTTACGTGTCCCAGACATTTGATTTGAAGAAAATTGGCAATTCCGTAATATCACAACTATCAGAGAAGGAGAGTCAGTACACCGGAGCGCAGATGATACAGAGTTCCCTATCAAAGCTACTAGCTGATAAGAAAATTCTCATTGTTTTGGATGACCTGTGGGAGGATATGGAATCTCATTTGGATAATCTCAAGGCTATGCTAAGGGTGGGGAAGGGCAGTAAGGTGGTTGTTATAGTAACCACACGTGACGAGCACATTGCAAAGAAAATGTCTACCATTGAACCACACAAATTAGCACCATTGACAGATGACATGTGTTGGTCTATAATAAAGCAAAAGAGTGACTTTGAATCTAGAGATGACAACAAAGAGTTGGAACAAATTGGAATGGAGATTGCAATGAAATGTAAAGGTGTGGCTTTAGCAGCTCAATCACTTGGACATATGTTGCATTCTGTGACGTTTGGTGAATGGGAGTCAGTCAGAAATAGTCATATCTGGGATGTATCTACTTCGGAAGAGGCACCTTCAACACATGTGCTTGCATCGCTGAGCTTAAGCTACAGTGTTATGCCTCCGTATTTGAAGCTATGCTTTTCCTATTGTGCAATTTTCCCGAAAGGTTGCAAGATAGTAAAAGATGACCTAATTCACCAATGGGTTTCTCTTGGTTTCGTTGAGCCACCAGATGTGTTCTCCTCCTGGCTGCTCGGTGAGAGATATATTAGGCAGCTTTTGGGGTTGTCCTTCCTTCAAAATTCAAAGTCGCCATCG ACTACTGAAGTGTATCTTGAAGATAATAAATTGTTAACTATGCACGACTTGGTGCATGATCTAGCAAGATCGGTCCTGGCTGACGAATTTTTTGTCTCTAGCAAACAAGCTAACGCTAAGGGAAGCTTATGCCACTTTGCATTGATCAGTGACTGTAGCAAGGCCTTGGAGTCATCCAAGATAAGGGCACTCCGTTTTGTTGACTGTGGTGAAACTGTCCTTCAGAATGCTGCATTTTCATCAGCTAAGTCCCTGCGTGTCTTGGACTTAAGAGAGTGTGTCATACATAGAATTCCAGACTCTATTGGTCAACTGAAGCAACTGAGGTATCTTAATGCTCCAAGAGTCCAGCATGCAACAATTCCCGATAGTATCACCAAGCTCTTGAAATTAACTTACCTCAAGCTCAATAAATCTCCTACAGTCTTGGCACTACCAGAGTCAATTGGAGATATTGAAGGTCTGATGTACCTTGATTTGTCCGGCTGTTCAGGAATTGAAAAACTTCCAGCTTCATTAGGGAGGCTAAAAAAATTGGTGCATCTGGATTTGTCAAATTGCACTCGTGTTGGAGGTGTATCTGTGTTCTTAGAGAACTTAACAGAACTGCAATATTTGAACTTATCACACTGCCCAAATATTGGACCGCTGTCAGAAGCTCTAGGTGGCCTATCTGAACTGCAATATTTAAATTTATCATTCAGCTCATATCTTGTAGGTTGCCAAGAAGCAGAAGTTTTGGGCACCTTCAGCAAACTCGAGTATTTGAACTTATCTTCAAGGTACTGCAAGCTCCAAAAGCTCCCTGAAGCTTTGGGCAGATGTGTTAAACTCAAGTATTTAAACTTAAGAGGTTTGATTTGTATGGAAGAATTGCCAGTGTCATTCAGGAATCTCAATAATTTAGTGCATCTTGATTTAAAAGACTGTCGAAGGGTTATTGTTTTACCAGAAACTTTGGGTGGCCTTACCAAACTCCAATATTTGAATTTATCATGGGCAAGTAATAATTATGAAAGGTCTCTCATTGGGCTTCCAAATGTCATGGGTAATCTCACCGAACTCAGGTATTTAAATTTATCGGGGTTCTTGAACTCTGTGTTTGAAACTGACTGGAACGGTGAAATTGACAGTTTCATGGACCGTATCAGCACCCTTTCCAATCTAGAGCATTTGGACTTGTCTGGAAACTCCAGTATTCGCAGTATACCGGCAAGTTTTTGTAACCTCAGGAAGGTGCATACAATGGATTTCTCATACTGCTTTGGTCTTTATAAGTTACCAGAATGTATAGGTACAATGGATAGCTTGACTCTATATTTAAAGGGCTGTCCTTTGAGCGACCAACCTCATCTCAGTGGCAGTTTAGTAACATTACCATGCTTTGTAGTGCATGCTGGTGAAGGTGAATCTAGCAGCAATCTTGTCCTGCTACAACACATAAATCCTGAAGAGCTTGAGATAACTGAACTTGAAAATGTGAAGTCCCCAGAAGAGGCACATTGTATAAATTTGACAGGAAAGCAAAGTATGGAGGAGCTGGAATTGCGGTGGACAGAAGATGCTCAGAGATTTGTGGATGACAAAATGTTGCTGGAAAAACTAGTGCCACCAAGCACTGTAAAGAAGTTTATGATACAAGGTTATAATAACGTCAGCCTTCCAGCCTGGTTAATGGATATTACACATTACCTCCCTTATCTTTTCAGATTGGAGATGTGTGACATGCCCAATTGCAATGTCCTACCTCCAGTCAGCCAGCTACGAAACCTGGTATGGCTGGTTCTCAGTGGTATGGAAAGTCTGGAAGACTGGAATACGTCATACTCTAGTGGCGAGGAGCACGTGATTGATAAATTGGAAATACATAATTGCCCCAAGTTGCGGATGGATTTGGCACAACCTAGAGCTATTTGTTTGAAGATATCAAAAAGTGATAATGTGCTGTCATCATGGGGAGAATATATGACACACACTGGTGCTTCCTCCTCTTATTCTTCAGTGACTACTGAACTTGTAGTTTCATGTTGCAAGGTACCTCTGTATAATTGGAGTTTGCTTCATCACCTCACTGGCCTTACGGATTTATCGATCAGCTGTTGCAGTGATCTGACAAGCTCACCAGAGATCATCCAACATCTCTGCTCTGTTGAATCACTATTACTAGAAGATAATGATCAGGATGAACTGCCGGAATGGTTGGGTGAGCTCACCTCTCTTCAGAAACTGGAAATTAAAAAATACACAGGGCTAATTGAATTGCACGAGAACATGAGGCAACTCAAAAAGCTACAGACGCTAAAAGTGTGCAATTGCAACAGCATGGTATCACTGCCGCTTTGGTTAGGAGAATTAATCTCTTTGAAGGAACTTACGTTCTGGAGTTGTTATTGCATCAGGTCTTTGCCTGAAAGCTTACAACAACTCACCAACCTCCAGGAACTATATATCTTTTGTTGCTTTGAACTAGAGCACCTGGTTGAATCGGAGGAGAACCAGAAGGAGTTTACAGACATGAAAGAAAGGGTATGTATCCTTCCCACTTCTCTCACGAAACTTCAGATCATGGGATGTGAAGGCATCAGCTCTTTGCCGGAGGGCATACAACAACTCACCAACCTCCAGGAGCTACACATTATTAACTGCTGTGAATTAGTGAAGTGGTGTAGATCAGAGGAAAATGAGATGAAGCTTGCTCACATAGAAAAAAAG GTCATCTACGTCGCTACTTTCCATCCCAAAAATCCTTCCGTCTTCTGTCGGCTACATTAA